The genomic DNA AGTAAGCAAACCTTGAAAAGTTTCAATCAATACAAAAGTACTCCTATGTTCCACTGATTCCACTCAAAATCCATTATCGTTTTTGTCAACGATTTAACCTTTCTTACACTCctgaaaagaataaataaaaacaatttatataCAATTGAATGATCTTGTTTCAGAGCAAAAGGTAGGAAACAAGCCTTGAAGAGTTACAATCAGTGCAAAAGTACTGTCCCTATGGGCAATGGGCTAATCCCAAAACGACCAAGCAAGTCTGATAAAAGAGCAGACAGAACAACGAAAATGTTGGTGGCTGTGCTGCTACTATTCCTGGTCACGGAGATTCCTCAGGGTGTTCTTGGCCTTTTATCTGGTGTACTGGGCGACTGTTTCTTCCGCAATTGTTACCACAATTTTGGGGAGGTGATGGACATCCTGGCTTTATTGAATGGGGCAATCAACTTCATCCTTTACTGTTCCATGTCCAGACAATTCCGTACTACCTTTGGACAGCTGTTCAAACCTAGAATCATGAAGAAATGGCAACCTATGACCCAGCAGACCGACGTTCAAAGTACCTACGTATGATGCAGGCTGAAAGGTCTACAGACCACTCGCCTTTAAATGctgaagaataaaataattcatattgTTTATACtatttgatatttataaaggaaagactttttaattcattgtttgtttcttgtttttttttaaagataacATGGATGAAGTAGGTttgacaaaattttaattacaaactATTCTTATTAATCACTTTACGTTGCCAACTAcaattctgtataaaaataaaatcaaggAATTAATCAATGGCAGAGCAAGAGTATTTGCTGGTTCATTGGGAGCAAATACCGGAAGCTGGAGCTTTGGGCTCGACAGGCTTAAAATCGAGTAAAGTTCGTCCAACAATTTTCGAGCTGTTACTGCGAAAGGTAGTTCCGTTCGGACGAGCAAGGGCTATAATTTCACGTTCAATTTAATCGACACTGGAATTGATTAAATCAAATTCAGCCCgttcgaaaataaatttcatccaTCAATCATTATTTGTTCCATCTCTAACTGTAATTCACTTTTCATCTAATTATTTTACCAATTATTGccaatttttaatatgtaaAAACCATTCGTGGCGCACAAATTTACTCGCAATACAAACTTTCAACGTCCTCATCGAACTTTGTGTCTGAAAACACGAAACGTAGTAATAGTACGATCACTTGAAATTGTAATGTAGCTACTATCGTATCGCAAACGAAATTTGTAAATACATAAGTGAATAGAATAATGATATATCAACGATAATAATTTgttcttatatttattttatacgcAAAATAGATGGATTTTTGGCTACTGAGCCCAGCCGAATATCCACTGAATTATGTACGTGGTAACAATAAATTACTTATAGAGACTACGAATAAACGATTATGTAtcttaaatttttatcgaacATCGAAGTCGAGAATAAAGCAACAAAAATAATAGTTATTACCCAATTGATTTTATATTCTTCGGATTCTTTCAACCACCTTGCCTCCTCTTCAAACACTCTCCGTCCACACTTTTCCTTCCGTTTTTCATCATCTCGTTCCTTCTTCACAAAGAATTATACGCTCTTTGAACGCGTTACCCCTAGAGGCCAATATATTAAAGtatgaaacaataaaaaaaacgTAAAACACGTCCTAGAGGTATCaattaataagaaaagtataaaataccTTGTCCCATCGTTTCCAAGTATAAGTAAGTAAAAAGATATCATGGAATTCCAAGAATCAGAAGTTATTTTGATCCTGATACTGGGAGAAAGTCTGCAAAatgtgaaaaatttatttataaagttCACAGAAAAACTGGTGTTATTGGTTTCTATATAACATACCTGGAAGGGCTAATTATTGATCTAAATGATCATAAGTTATGTTTCTAAAAGGCTTATAGAGGTCAAGATCATTGAAACGTATGAAATTTAGGTGATTAGCTGAAAGTAATTGGTACATTGAATCGATTTTGTAGCCGTAATATTGGTTATCAAGCCACACGAAATGACGGACGTAATCAAAATCATATACGTATGTGGAGGAGACCACCACGTTACATTCGTACACACGGTTCTACAATTATGTAAATCATCAATCTGTTCGATCTATCAATCTCTCTATGAATATTCAGAATGCGATGTTTTATAAAAACGTGAGATGTTCAAAGATCACCGTGTACGTATCATGGTAATTTTGCTCTCGTTCGAGCGTATATTGGAAATCAATTTCTTCCGACGAAATTGCTTCTCTTTCATGGATCAATTCACCAACAGCTGTCCTCTTGCTACCTCTTGGAATTTTGATCGAATAGCTTTCTCTAAATTTCAGTACCTACTActttatttttgattatttaatattttttaaacttaaaTTGACTAACTAAGCGAGAATTTGGAAGTAAATAACATCGCTTTAGTTTTCTATTcgaatgttaattaaataaatgtttaccTAATGAATACCTAATTACCATTGCCGAAGCACGGTAGCATCGCTCTAATTTCCATATTCTTCTATTCAACGGATAATTAAACGCAAACTGATTTAATGAATACCTAATTATAGATTTCAAAGCACACAGTGCCGCTTTGTTTTTCGATATCTTTACTCGAATGCTAATTAAACGAGTAATTAtctaatcaatatataattgTCATTATCGACGCACgtagtatatttttatttcaacaatACAAATGTTGACTCAATGAATATCTAACTATAAGTCAATATGTAAGCTTGACTCAATACTTTTtccaatatttcaaaagaacGTTTCTCCTCTTTGAAGTGAGTTCAAAGGtacataaaatgaaattctcgGGAAGAGTTCAAGATTAAATCTCACACGTACCACGATTTATACCCAGAATttcctttcctcgttgcaTCCAAGTTTTATCAATAACGCAGTGTATTCCATTTTTAATGTGCTTCATGTAACACCTGGCAACAACTAATTTCTTTCAGCCTTCGGGTCATCTTGTTTACACCCTTCTCAGCGGATAGCAATATCCATCTTTAATTTCAAACTTCTGAAGCTTCAAGGAAATCAAGAAGAAATTGCGTCCCATTAGAAGGAGAGCTTCATTCTCCCTGTCGTTGATTAAGTTCGTTCAATCTTCGTGTCAACCGGTTACAGGCCTTCTCCTGATAATATTCGTTTTCACTatcacgaaaaaaaaaaaaaaaaatatatagaaaaaaaacgCGTTCATCGTATAATGGATTCGATTACAATTAGGAGGAACGTAATGGAATCTCAATAATAATACTTAGTTTCAATATAGTTTTCTCTAGATACTCAAAGCTATCAGTTATCAAAAGtatttttgataataaaaattttccgtTAAACTCGGTTGTATAATCATTTCAGGATATATGAGCAGTTTTACCAGCTCCAATGCGCATATACGCTTCGTCTCCTCTTTTATTCACGATTCCCGAAGGATTTCCATCTGGCTGTACGCTCGCATCGCGCCGGCTGATTATACCGGAATGGTATTCGACCCGGCCGCGTACGTACCAGGTGAAAGGTACTTCACATTATTCCGCTGAATTCGTCGACGAGTCGGATATGATCGTCAGTTTGCGTGACTGCTCTATTCCCACCTTTCCTGGAACAGTTAAAAGGATTTCTTACAACGGAGACGAATTAATTATCGTTCATTGTCAAGCTCGAATTTTCTGCATCAATGAATTTTGTTAAAGCCGAGAAGTTTCAGctttatataattaacatcgtTACGATTTCTATAGAAATCAGCAGTTGGTATTCTTACACCGGTTTAATTACCGTGTCTAATCAACCGCTGTTTTATCAGAAAGCTGGAAATCTCTGTTATTTACAAAGAGAAAATCTATCGGGTGTTCTAGTGAACAGTGTTTCTAGCAACGATGCGTCGTTTCTCGTCGCTTCTTCTAATTGAGTTCTCTTGTCGACAGCAAGACTGACAGCTCGCGAGAGCATTTTACTCGTCCTTCGTTCGCGTTCCATCGTGATGGTACGCTCCCTTCGAGAGcctttaaattaattatcttccAGTGAGACGAATTGGATGTACCACGCCTTCCTTTCCACGTGGATCGAGCAAAACTTCCCTGACCTGTTCGTCGCGTCGATTTTCTTCATCAACCCCCGGTGCTTGGTGGCTTAATGAACGTGTATAACGAAGCTGCTTCCAACTTGTGTAATTGATCGCGTGGGATGGAGGATGAAGACGAAGAGGCCAATGACATAATGGTAGAGACGAGTGCCAGGCAACGAAGCTATAAAATTGACAAATGTTAATTGTTTTTTCACACAAAGTATCCAATTACTGTTACACTGGAAATAAAAGagttttgtttatttattttctagcTATTTTTAACGCGATAGAAATTTCAATGATATCGAATTTAGCTAACACGCGTTACACTACTTTCGTCCTCGACATAGATTTCGATGTCAATTTCCGAATACCGATACCGCTTTTACGGCGACTACGGCTGATGAGATTTTCTAGCATCAAACGACACGCGGTCGATTTCCACGCGGTTAGATAGACGTGTGGACACCAGggaaatttattgtaaaacaCCCTGGAACGACGAGCGAAATATTCCGTGGTGTCAAAATGATGGATCAACGAGGTGACTTCgtttaaatgtaaaaaaatgtcATTCATATTCGTTGAAAACAAAGCTGTAATTAAGCACTCCATATATATAAGGATAATCAAGTTGCTTGTAATCACGAATTACTGAAAGAAGTTATCTAAACTTCTAATTACGACTCTTGCTTCCTTGGTTAAACGTGATCGCTGTTCCAGCGTGATACATCTCATGCGCGGCACGCACAAGCAATTTACCACGACACGCTTTAATTACTCCTAGAAGTGTTATGAACAGGGAGTTAGAATGATGAGCTTAAGATGACGCGAGCCAATAATCCCTTAAACGACGAATCGACATAAGCAACATCGCTTCGCAGCTACGTGCTGGTTTCGTAACATCTCTGTAGCGATCCTTCGTTAATCCTTGACACTTTTGAAACATCTTCCAACGGGAATACAGCGGTTAATGTGCGGCGGTCATCTGGAAAAACTTCGATGAGAAAACTAGGTCTCCTTGACACGTGAAGCCTTGGTCTAGCAAGGATGAAGGATGAAGTATCAACACTTGACGGTGTAAGGAGccataataaatgtaaataaaaaattcattaaaccTACACGAGCATCCACACAATTTCTTCCCTAAAtactttaattataaaacgtTACACTTGTGCGAAACAGTTCTTAGCAGGATTCTTTTTATTCCACTAAGTAATTGTCCCAGTTCAAACTTCATCTGCATTCAGAACTCTTGTATTCTCAATGCTAGACGTGCTTTCTTGCTGAATTTTTGCTGACAATTTCTTCGCGGTCTGCGTTatctataataataaaaggaaatGGAAAGATACAGCCAAACAATAGAATCCTCCCGAAGCTTACCTGCTCCTCTACGTCAATTACAACCGTGATATCGTTTAACGCGGTTAAAAATTCAGCCGCGGCGTTCTTTTTACCCTGTTCTTCCAACACTATcgcgtaattaattaatatcagaGGATCCTGCGGCGAGATCGCGTGAGCTCTCTGCAATATCTTTTCAGCACCCTCCAGGTCATCCAAACGCTTCAGGGCAACTGCAACAAATGTGTGGAAGATTTTGTTAGTTCATTCTAACAAACAGCTTcgataaaattagaatttcttatCCGACAATGACACAGTGAGTCGTATTATCTGTTCGCTATCTTATAAGATCAATGAGAATCGGATTTTGCTTTTGGAATCTCTAAGAGGGTATATGGAAATTTAAAGGAAGGTATGTGCGAAGAGACTTTAATCTCATAAAGAACAGAACTGATATTTATGTGCAAATAAGTTCCTTGCCTTTGATATATGTTTATTACGTGAATTCTTATTCATCTTGCCATGATAAAATGCTCCACCCTCAGCTAAAAGGGAGAGACCCTCGcgactttctttttttcaaaggATTTTATTCGATTAAAGTGAGTATACTTTAACCGGCCTGCTTgttaaaattcatatttctttaTACACCTTTCTTTTACAAACTGTGAATCCtctccaaaaaaaaaaaaaaaaatgtaacacAGCTTACGGCCGAGCAGAAGGTACGGCATAGGATTTTTTGGCTCCGCATTAACCGCAGCACACAAATATATTGCAGCTGAGGCAGGTTGTCCGGTGGTGAGAAAAACCATACCCAAATTGTAGGCAGGCGGGAAAGCCATCGGATTGAGGTAGTGGGCTCTCTTCAAGCAGCTAATTGCCTGGAAATAATTAGAGCATTAAACCGATTTTGTCTGGCAATTATGTACCACCCCACGATCAATGAACGGTTCGTGCAAATTAGCTGAAACAATTATTACATGCATCGATGAAAAGAGAATAAACTGTGTATTAAATCTTTGGAcggttcaattttaaaaaggGATAAGTTAAACTCTTCATACAAAAGACGTGACCAGGCATGcttcttatttcttattcaGTTGTCCACCCTCGCATTTCTTATCAGCGACTAGATAAACTAAAGCTCGGCTTTAAACTTAATCCGTTTAACTTCGAAGCTTAGACTTACTAACAACAATGTCTAAACAGCATAATAGCGAAGTGGATTAAGAAACTTTCGTTTCGCGTCAAGTGAATTCCTGAATTTTACAGAGAAGAAACGATTTCCTATCGTTCCTGAGACCTCTTCCGGTGGtaagtaataatatttaataacgttcCTGACTTAATCTCATTTATCGGTCCACTTTGGtccaataaaaaaagaaaagatagagcGCCCTCTTATTTTTTTGCTAAAGCGTCGAAATAAttggaagaaaaaagatattgtCCGTGGTAAATATCGTTTCTGCTTCAACAAAGAGAAAGCGGTTACTTGCATACTTTCCGCAAAGTATTTTACGGAAATCCTCTTTCTTCGACGTCCTAAGCAAACTCTGTCGTACGCGATCGACTGTTATTGATCCCCGGCTTAGCCTTTTGCACTCCAAATACGTCACCCTTTCGCACAGGTATATCTTGATTCacgcaaaaaaaaaagtagtcTCCTAACGCCCTAATTTATGATCAGTGTAAAATTCATATAGTACATGTGTCATCTTAAAACTTTAAAAGACATTCGGATACTTGGCCttgttagaaaaattgaaatactaAAGGATAGATTTTAACGAACAGATAAAATGTCTTGTATTCACGTGATGGCCTGCGTTCCTCGTTAGGAAATACTATGGCACATAATTCGCATTCACCGATTTTCTCCCGCTTCGACTGCTCTGCCGCATTACACGCTTCTGGCTTGTCCCTTAATTGAGTTCCCATGGGGGACCCAAGTGTATCCCAGCCGTCGCTGTGAGACTCTTGTACGCGCGCGTACCATCCCCTTTAATgagctttaaattaattatcgtcGTTACAGCCGGCAGCGTGCACGAATTCACTTTGTTGTGTTCATGCTGATTCACGATTTGCTCCGCCTTCCGAGAAAAGAATTACATTGCACTGGTACACCTTCTAGATTCTATGGACTGTTGTCGACAAAATTGCAAAGATTTTAGATGGGATGGATGGCCAAATGGTGCGTTGGCATGATCGGAAAACATTAGTTCAACTCGAGGATGTAATACCGTGTTTGTTTGACCAGATGTTCCAGCTTCATCGAAAAGCAGAGAGATTCCACAACGTGCATGCCATGGAATTGGCAGCAAACGTAAACCACCGAGCCACGCAGGCAATTATGTTTTACCAAAGATACATACTCACGGCAACGAATTTTTGCTTCCCATAGAAACACATTCCAACGTTGTTCCATAAACCGTACGATTCTGAGATCGACTGGGCTGCCAGCTTGTACTTGGACAGTGCCACGTCGTACTCCTGATGATTCTGAAGAGTTAAAGGAAACGTTTTAGCGGGgagaaacaaagaaaattccAAAGCTTTCATGGTACGCCatgtttctaattaaattttcgaACAACGTTACAGAAATGCTTTCCATATTTTATACTGAAACAACAACGTTTCCTGCCAGTCTCTTATTCTATCTCAAATACCATTTTGTTTGCTTTTATTTGCAAGaaattagaagaataatttctaGTGAAATTTACTGTTACAAAGAGCATCAATCTTTGTGAACAAATAGAATCGCTTTTCTGTATGCcaagccaataaaaaagtacGAATATTGTTTGTAACCGTCGTAAACTTATGCAATCCTCAAGCTGTATCAtacaaaggaaaagaaagcTCAGGATAAATCCATTATACGGAAATAATTGTTCTTTCTGTTGAATCCACGAGTGAACATACGTGCTCGGTACATCTCAACGACACGCAAACGTACACTCACCTGAATTACATAAGCTATCGGTAGGATCGCTTTGGTGCAATTTGGTGAGTGAGCAAGGGCTGTTCCGAATTGCTGGAACGCTTGTTGAACGTCACCGATTTTAAGGTAGAGAAGACCCAGTTCGGTTGCGGCTTCTATGCTTTCAGGATTCTCGCTGAAAGCACAGTAGAAATGAAACGAATTGGTGAACGAAGCCACCAACGAAGGGAACAACGTTTCCAACGTTTCCTCAATTATCTATGAGCAGCGTTTCCCTCGACCAAAGCACTTCTCTCCCTTAATCACtagataatttaattattagaatTGGGTCGCTTAAATACCAAATTAAACCTTCAAAGTTTTAAATGTAACTTAcatttaaattacattatactGAAAAGTGTAAAAAATACAGGTAAAAAAGGGTAGAGGGGCATTGTGGTAATCAGTGCCGTCTCAAATTGTCTTCTCGCGTAGCTTCTGTTTACTCGGCATCTTTTTTAATCCGAGATCTACGGTTTAGTTTGCAACAAGAGGTAGAACATAATATACCGAGGCGTATCGCAAACAAGAACATTCGAGCCGATCATCTCACGACGACGGTGAAATTCAATCTACACGTGCAAGACGTTTGCGAGGTCAAACGAGCGGTAATTATAAACTATATTAATACGGAAAACAACAGACGAGAATGTTTTGTATACCTAAGCGCTGCTATGTAAGCATTCTGTGCTTCTGTACCGCGATCCTCGAGAAGGCAAACTTTTGCGAGAGCGATATATGGTAATTCGTTCTTCGTCAGTTCGATCGATTTTTTCAAATACCTCTTTGCATCCTGCAGTTGATTTAATTTCATGTGGCATTCGCCTATAAAAAGGGAATAAttgatgaaataaatttaaagtaaaacGTCTGTATCCGACCCTAcattaatcaaattttatgCAATATCAATAACTTACCTAGATTCAGATAAATTTCCCAGTCTGGTTCATTTGATATCTTCTCAGCTTCCAGGTACGCGTCGATTGCACGCTTGTGACTGCCCATTATCAAACTGTTGAATAACATTGAATTAGCGAGAACGCAATGTCGAGTTTTTATTACAGTGAGGAAACAGGAAGTGAACCTTCATGAATCTAATTACAGCCGAGTTACATCAGTTTATTAAGAAATTTGCGACGAGTTATCATAACCTAATTAGTTATAAACTTATATATAGTTTACAGAATTTATATTAGAACCGATTCTTCAATGAAGAAggcgaaattaaattttcatattacttACAGAGACTTCGCTATCTGTTTAACATTATTAATGTTTGTTGAGTTTACGCTATAGGCGGCCTGAAAATGATTTAGCGAGTCTTGAATTTTCCCTTCTCGTCTTAATATTAAACCCTGCAAGAGACAAGCTACAATATTGTATCTAAAATGATTAGTAGAGTATAGAATATTATTTACTTTCAAGTAATTAGCATATTCGTTGTGTCCATCTGATTTTGTCAATTCTTGGTCGATTAGAGTTTTACAAGTTTTGTATTCGTGTCGTGTGTAATGCCGATGTAGTAACCAATTATTACTTTCCACTGCTGGTATTTCCGGTGCTAATTCAACAATAATCACCCAATATGTTAGAAAGAAACTGAAGTCCGTTACAGTTTCAAGGCTATTCATAAAGTTTGAATTTAAACGGTCAATTTCCTGTCGGTAAGCAGTATTAATGACCTTCGGTCggcaaatttgaaatttatcgtaataaaaaaaaacattttcaaaatatataatactttctgtcataaataaaaatacacgcAAATAGATAGATAACACATTATTGCCGCTCACTCGACATTGCGATTCAATTTTCGAAACGAAATATCTGATCACGGATATCTactaaatgaaattataaaaattgtgaaaacaaaaagaacacctttttttcctttgtcATTTCTCAAACGCTGCGAAGCGATTCCTTGTTGCTGAATACGACCATTACTTAAAATATTGTTAGCCATTGTCAAAACAGAGAAATTACGTCGCACAAGTAATTTTCAGCAACAGTCTTCCATAGTCCGCCTGTATGTTGTTGCTATTATTTGTCATGACAACCTATGTTTTAAGTCCTCCTCACCTCAAATCaattcttgaaatatttcatatatattataaatgtaaacatattatttataatgtattaaaaaataaaaatacatacttTCAAATACAATGATTACTTGAATGAAATATAACGGAAGAAAACTTTGATGACATGCTTCTTCATTATGTCCTTAGTAGTCCCTATTGGAAATGAGTACTTCatggaaaaaaatgaataaaactttataaattataaagaaataatgCTATAATTTAACGTAAATgtgtaaaaaattgaaaagtaccCTGTAAAAGGTAAGCATTGTAGCGCCATCAGGGTGATAACAATAACTACAGAACGTCATCAGCGCATCAACATGGTTACGAGTAGTTTTTCTGACGCGATAACAAGGCGAAAATTTTGAAgcgatttattatttaaattataagaaATAGGTCAAAGAAAAGTTATAAAACACTACTAAGCatataaattatactttaacGTGAGAAAAGTGTAACTTGAGTGCTTAGTTAGGGAGGACACGATGCTCATGATACCATAATTCCAAAAATGTAGGGGAATTACCAGTACGTAAACTAATTATCATTAAAGTTACTCGCAGATTGTGAGTCAATgtttctttgaacttctacataaatacaataaaatgttATGATCGTTTCAATATAGGTTATCTTACATACGACCACAGTTTTATAGATTTGCCGCTTATCCACCTGTTATTAATCACAGATCCAATAAATACTTTTTTAGATGTACATTCTTCAGAATTTtgataatacattatatcgaacACTTTGCACATGAATTTGTAGTCACAAAGAGACAATTAAATTAGTGAAACCttgaatattgtttttttGTCCCTGATTTTAATCCTTTGCTTCCTATCACCGTTTTTCTGTACTCTTTTGAAGCATTCATATAGTTGATttacatgattattattatgcaaattatattatctatgtctgttttattacacagactatttgaataaaaatctcATTAACTAAGTCAACACATAGATTATGTGTTCTTTATGTCCATCATTTAGTAACTTCCACATTTTTGTGATTAATACATCTAACATATCTAAGTAATATAAGTATCATTTAATTTCGATATTTTAtgtagaagaaatttcaacttcttggatttttattattcatgtTATAATTTTGCAGTGATAACTTTCATCATGATACCATAATTGAAAGAGAGAAAACATTGGATATATCATGAGCTGCTCTGTAGAATTACGGCAACGTAGACAGCAAGGGATGGCGGAGGATCCTCATAAACTTGCAGCAATGATGAATAAATCTCAGAGACTTGTGTTGGGGCTTCTAGTTTTATTGTTGGTTGATATAATTTGGGTCTCCAGTTCTGAACTTACTAAAGTAAGAATTATTAAACACTGATTTCAAGCAGACTATGCAGTATTTaatgatatatttttctacatttCAGTACATTTATAGAGAAGCAGCCTTTGAAAAACCTTTCTTTAGTACATATATAAAAACATCAATGTTTACACTTTATTTGCTTGGTTTATGTTTCTGGCCTCCATGGAGGGACCAATGTAATAAACCAGCAACATATATGGTAGGTTTAaacacaaatatttttcacaaaGTCAATTTCCTTATTCATTTCTTGattgtcaaatttcagtttaTAGACCCTAATGTGGAAGATGATAATTTCTATTCAGAAGGCAATACAAGTTTggtaaatagaaattattagattattattataaaatttacttagttttataaattatctcAATGTGCTGAACATTGATGATAATAAACATTTGCACCATTATAGAGTGATCCAACATTTGTTCCCATAAAAACACCAGATCActgtgatcgttcctcaggcACAGAAAGTGATGATTCGTCGATACGTTCTGTGAGATTTAGTAAATTAGCCGAAGTTCGCCATATGTCAGAAACTGATGCCACAGAAGCATTATTGGCAAGGCTTAGTTATCAAGCAAGTTTAAGAGCTGGAGAGCATGCAAGACGGCAAGCAAATAAGTTTTCTGTTCAAAAAGTTGCAAAAATTGCACTTATGTTTTGTTTACTTGTAAGTAACAATTTAATCATCTAAAGTGTACTTCAAACTAAGTAtacttattttatatttcagtGGTTTATGGCAAACTATACTTATCAAATATCCTTAGCAAAAACTGAAGCAGGAGTTGTGACAGTATTGTCATCAACTTCTAGTTTATTTACTCTATTCCTTGCTGCCTTTTTCCCCAGTAATGGAGGGGATAAATTTACATTATCTAAATTAGTTGCTGTCTCTGTTAGTATTCTTGGACTGgtatgtattattttataccaAAATTATATCAGAAACAATAATTGATCTCATATAAAATGAAGTGTTAATacaaaatcaatattttatttactttttagGTACTAGTAGGTCTTTCAGATTTAACTATAGAAACTACTAGGATACCTACAGGTATAATATTGGCATTAGTTAGCGCATTTTTTTATGCAGCTTATATTGTATTTCTCAAAAGAAAAGTCGACCATGAAGATAAAATGGATATTCCAATGTTTTTTGGATTTGTTGGACTTTTCAATTTAACACTTTTATGGCCTTTGTTTTTTATCCTTCACTACGGT from Osmia bicornis bicornis chromosome 15, iOsmBic2.1, whole genome shotgun sequence includes the following:
- the LOC114872931 gene encoding Bardet-Biedl syndrome 4 protein, whose product is MANNILSNGRIQQQGIASQRLRNDKGKKAPEIPAVESNNWLLHRHYTRHEYKTCKTLIDQELTKSDGHNEYANYLKGLILRREGKIQDSLNHFQAAYSVNSTNINNVKQIAKSLLIMGSHKRAIDAYLEAEKISNEPDWEIYLNLGECHMKLNQLQDAKRYLKKSIELTKNELPYIALAKVCLLEDRGTEAQNAYIAALSENPESIEAATELGLLYLKIGDVQQAFQQFGTALAHSPNCTKAILPIAYVIQNHQEYDVALSKYKLAAQSISESYGLWNNVGMCFYGKQKFVAAISCLKRAHYLNPMAFPPAYNLGMVFLTTGQPASAAIYLCAAVNAEPKNPMPYLLLGLALKRLDDLEGAEKILQRAHAISPQDPLILINYAIVLEEQGKKNAAAEFLTALNDITVVIDVEEQITQTAKKLSAKIQQESTSSIENTRVLNADEV
- the LOC114872930 gene encoding solute carrier family 35 member F5; this translates as MSCSVELRQRRQQGMAEDPHKLAAMMNKSQRLVLGLLVLLLVDIIWVSSSELTKYIYREAAFEKPFFSTYIKTSMFTLYLLGLCFWPPWRDQCNKPATYMFIDPNVEDDNFYSEGNTSLSDPTFVPIKTPDHCDRSSGTESDDSSIRSVRFSKLAEVRHMSETDATEALLARLSYQASLRAGEHARRQANKFSVQKVAKIALMFCLLWFMANYTYQISLAKTEAGVVTVLSSTSSLFTLFLAAFFPSNGGDKFTLSKLVAVSVSILGLVLVGLSDLTIETTRIPTGIILALVSAFFYAAYIVFLKRKVDHEDKMDIPMFFGFVGLFNLTLLWPLFFILHYGHWEEFEWPDTHQWTFIIINGLIGTVLSEVLWLWGCFLTSSLIATLAVSLIMPMSMIADVLLKNVEYPCIFYLGTVPMLLAFLTVSLLSYYDNWDPVMDLLKKIYIWICKKNRSIRIPDLEAEQTESLIGINSGEHEA